The genomic DNA ctaaatgttgtggatATTGCACTGAAATGTACTGGAATATttgcaaaatgtagtggagtagaagtaaaaagttacataaaattggaAATACTCATGAataacaagtacctcaaaattgtagttaagtacaatacttgattaaatgtactgctacattccaccactgacatatGTGAGTAGcgttatgagaaaaaaatgtgaatctaTCCTTTTTCACAAAGCTCGAAACCAACATTTAGGCAGGTATGACCTTCTTATCTTGACCTAAATATACCTATAACCAAAATATAAAACCATTTCAAagcttatatctatttttttaaattttattagaTAATGAAGAaatgtctctgtctctcaggtATCCGCAGACGTCGTTTTCTGCTCACAGACATGTAACCGCATAACACATACCTGTATACTgcccacattttattttagattgatatatactgtatttattttcaaaaccgTTGGCTTCAGAATATTTTTGCAGTTTGTGTAGAACAGTTATataagagagacagagagggagacagaaataCAGAGATCTTAGGTGCTATTCTGGACAGATATGAATGTGAGAAACATAACAGCAGCGGATAGACTGAGCTGTTGCAAAGCCTCCTGGCAGAGAAGTGGAGCCTTGTACACCGGGCTGGGAAGGTTTCAACATGAACCACTGCAGTTTCTCTGATTTCTTTCAATCAATTGTATCATAATCCAATGGTAAAGGTATAATGtgcaggtttttttattttttttaatttattttattttcattttgctcgATCAGAAAGTTTCTGGGTGTCATCCTATTGGGCACCAAGCTACAAAAATAGCAGacacagcaataaaaaaacgcaaatgtacactgtaaaaaatgtttgtagaaattacagtaaagcaCTGTCAAATTcaatcagaaatagggcgtaaaattaaaaaattgtatatcactgtagtagacacttttaattaccataaatcaaagaatagcacaaaactttaacttttactgtcataaactgtaggaaacacacagttttgctgcaaaaatataacattttcatgtaaagttaatggcgAAATAccatgtcacaatgacacaattagcctaaaaataacgggattattcagtctaaattacagtttttgctgatatttacatttaaatttactgttgaaaacccactcactgtatttttcactgtgaagttctggcaaccaaagatgccggtattttaccatcatttaaactgattattttttacagtgtagcaagCCGAAACAGCAAGTAGACAAAGTTGGTTTTAATACAAGAGTATATCTGGGGTTTGTTTTCAAAGGCCTTGAGCCAGGGAGGAAGTTTCAATGTGTTTACAAAAAGTAAACGACAGAAGcaacattattattactgagctttcttttgtgtctcaatatatttgtccattttacagcaaaattcAAGCAAAGGTTTACTATTTTCTgcagtttgtatatatatatatatatatatatatatatatgtatatatatatatatatatataaatgtgcagCTGCCCCAATACTCTCCAACCTGGTAAATGTGGACAGCTACCCTGAAATGTCTTTGATAATGGGTGAATGAGTTTCACATGATGAAACCAGCTCTGCTACGCctttcaatctttttttaaaatgagctgtGTACCTTAGTTGATACTCACACACTAAGGAAAAGGTTTTCTAATCTACTGTACATGAAATGATGACTATATGTGATTTGTCTTTTCCTTAAGGACGCGTGGAGCGACAGTGAGGGTCACGTTTCATTGGACAGCCAACAAGACTACGAGTTGATCGAGGCCAAACAGAAACTGGACGGATTCTACCTGCTCTTCAAGAGGCCGTTCAGTACCTGTGATCCCAGAGACTACCTCATAGAggtgtgtctttatttggtctttcttttcacagtttgtgtctgtgtacGAATCAGAAAAGTCTCTTATTAGAGAAATTTGCTTCAGACTCTGTCCACTTTTTTAAGATTCTTGAATTTTCTGAAACTTATAAAACTACAGTACCTGTTTGAGGCAAGGCCGTTTATAGTGCGTCCCTATGCGGAATGGGCTGATTGGCTGGCTCCCAGTATTGCTGCTTGCAATGTTTGTCACGGACAGACTGCTTTCACCCTGAATGTACTGATTGTAGCAACACTGCACTTCCTCTTGCATCCTCAGCAATAAACTCACCAAATGTGGAGTTAAATGGTTAATCGATTGTTGGGATATGTGAAGGACAGTATATTTGCCAAATGCCACCGAATTTGTCATGGTCACTCAGATCATCATGTCTACAAGTGTCCATAAAGCATCCAGGAGATACGACACTTGAtacgtgatataagccacgcccaaAGATGTTCAGTAGAAAATCTGAGGACGATTGCTCCAAATTTGTAAGAGAAGTAGCAAAAAACTGATTTGGACACAATTGGtcaaaatggtgaaaaattgATCTAGCTGCAAATAGGCATGACTATTATGAATAGATTGGTCTGGACCCACAGAATCCACAGAATAATTTTCGTTTCTGAGAAACAAGTTACAGACCCAAATGTAACTAAATATTGTTTAGTGCCACCGTCTGGCCACTTTGCACCACATTCGTCCCCAGCATACACCCACCAAGGTGACGTATATTGGATCAATGGTTcttgacatacagtcatggaaaaaatattagaccacccttgtttttttcaatttcttgttcactttaatgcctggtacaactaaaggttcatttgtttgcacaaatataatgataacgacaaaaatagctcataagagtttaatttaagagctgatatctagacattttccatggttttcttgataataaccaaaattatcatcaagaaaaccatgtaaaattgttagatatctatatatatattaaattgaactcttatgagctctttttgttgttatcattatattatattgcattaaacaaatgtaccttcagttgtaccagccattaaaatgaacaagaaattgaagaaaacaatggtgatttaatacatttctccatgactgtatgagaAGTCTATACATCTCATATGTCTTGTTTTATAGTCAGATGTTCCCCAAGAATGAATGGCAACAAATTAACGAAACTACTACAGGAGGGCTCACACTGTTGACTTACTCTGCATATGAGCTGTGTAAACTGccacagcaaacacacaatcTGTTGATCCAGTACTTAGAGTCCTGTGTATTTAGGATGGAGTGCCGGACTTCCCAATGAAAGAAATTAGCTTTAATTTGTTGGCTTCTTATAACACTACTGAAGCGCTCTGTGTTCATCAGTCTCCTATTGTTCCTCTGTTTATCTTTCTGCTGTCTTATTGATCTATCTTGCATAAATGCACCACAAGTAAAGTGTTTAACAATTATTTGACTGATTTACAAGAGGATTTTCTCCTTTATATTTCTGTCAGTCTTCCCTTCTACCCAACCGCGTGTAACCTTTGTTGATTTATATGCCACTTTCAGCCTCAAGCCAAAATAAGGTCTGTCAATCCTGAACTGACTGAACTCGACAGTTAACAGGTGGTGAGAAGCTAACATGTGAGGCAGGCGGGAGAAGATGGTGTCTGAGTGCACACATGTGTAACCTAACAGTCTTTTTGCACTGTACGTGTTAGTGTTAGTTTATAAATGTGTAGgtatgcgtgcgtgtgtgtgtgtgtgtgtgtgtgtgtgtgtgtgtgtttgtgtaggaaggtgtgtttctgcatattttgcatataaaaaaaaggaaaactctTGGTTTCAGGTGTGGGCATAAAATCCTCAAAAAGTTGGACAGCACAATTTCTAGTGAAACATTCATCATAATGATTATGGTTTCCATGGTGCCGCATCAGACCTCTAAGTTGCAGACACAAAACCAACGGTCATCACCATGACAACATAATGAAAAGTTCTCTTAGTTGAGCGTTTCAGGCAAATAATGATCACAAGAGActattaatttgaaaaaaaaaaaaaaaattctgctgtTCATATTCTGCTTTATTGCCATGCATGCTTTTCTGATTTATTCTGTGATTGGTCAGGAGGGAACCATACACATCATCTATGGATTTTTGGATAAACCACTTGCCTCACTGGAGCAGCTGAACCTGTCCAAGATCCAGACCGGACTACAGAGAGTGCTGATGCTGCGCCCCGACACGCCGTCGCCAACCCTGCCTCCAGATGTGCAGACGCTCGAGGTCTTGGCGCCAAATGTCATCATCCCGAATCAAGAGACCACCTACTGGTGCTTCATACAGAAGCTGCCTGAAAACATGCCCAAGAACCACATTGTTATGGTATAAATGCCTCTAAAAATGGAATCACTTAACACACAGTGGAGTGGGTGTTTGAGATGGAGATCGTGCACAGGCGGCTATTATTATTGCTCCTTGTTTACCAGCTGGGCCTTACAAAACAAAAGAGGCATTGTTATGGTTAGTCATTGTTAGAAAgaacaaataagaaaaatattaatacaacAAACACATCACCTCACATCCTGATTGTTTCTCTCAGAAATATGATAAGATCCATTTTAAACTCTATGATATAATATGGACGCTATAGCATAGTATGTTGCATGTAATTCATTTCAGAGGTGCTTTATTGACATGCCTGTCTGAGGTAGTGGTAGTACCAGAGCTTTTAgcagtaaaaaaacatgattctcacatttcCACTTGTttctttccccctctctctccctctctgtgttcCTGTCAGTATGAGTCAGTGATAACTCCAGGTAACGAGGCCATCGTGCATCACATGGAAGTGTTCGAATGTTCTCCAGATATCCGAGATGTTCCAGAGTACAGCGGCTCTTGTGATGACAAGATGAAGCCGGGCACGCTCAACTTCTGCCGCCATGTGCTCGCTGCATGGGCTATGGGTGCTGAGGTATGATGGGAAacagacacccacacacatcCTCATACTTCTGGCATTATGGGCACTTTGCACCAAatctaaaaagaaaacaacgCCACAAAAATATCCTCAACACTTATCTGGATATAACTCCTCTCCCTAAAACTTCTCCTTGAAGATCTAACAatcaacccacacacacaccattagaTCAAGCGGGATAAACATATACATTGACAAGTTTTTAATACACATAACAGGTGTCTAATTGAAAAATAGATGGAATGACGCTTGATTTTGGTCTTGTCTCCGTACTTATTATGAGAGATAAACAAAAACTCCTACACCAGTAATATCTGAGCCTAGAACTGTGAGCAGAAAACCTTGTAAAGACGAGCCCACACGCAGCACAAGTCTATTAAGAGCATGGAGACAGTCTGCATGTGGGAAGCACTCACATGTGAATATAGGCAGACTCGCTAACATGGACGCtcgacacaaacacaaatgaaaaCGACGTTTGATGTACATTGGTAGCTTGGAAAGAGGGAAGAGACATAAATCTTTCATCAGGGCCAATATATTCATTCAGCAAACTGTAATGACAAACCATAGACGGTCTATACAAACGGACGATGCAGTCCACTTtcttccaatgtacataaatgaaGCCAAAATGTCTCTGATATGGGATCTGCCATCTTgtatttggagccagagtctgtcCAGTAGTGATCAAGTGGTGGGGCCgatgcatagactgtataaataatggacatagtcaccgtgacgtcacccgttggtttgtggcccgttggaagcatcgagttcagcgttacactcgtcgccatcttccgtccatcttgtttccaatacggggagcagaccatatttggactgtggaggaatgagagggatctgatcactgactacatgcctctctacacctcaacccgactgagagaagtcgctgctaattcacgTTAGCAtcaattggagcattaactgggatgttcattttggctagcaaaaaacaaaaacaaaatgtatgctACCTaactcagaaaactgaacagtgactccttggagtgtctgttaaacaaaccaaacaagacattttaatgaacaatcgctcaaataaactgtctttaagtgaaaatacagtgaaagggtcaaagttataagacctaaccggtaaacgtccttttttatatctatataatgtttaatagaactttattgacacgttgccgtggatatgcattgttctgcttctctcctgatgacggcttgtcttgttagtgacctgtcaatcaaaggtagccacgccccaaatcatatgattctttatcttctattttcttctaaatggggccattattagaactattaacatccaattgtcttttttactagcgattaagaccatagtgttgtcctaaaaaaaattctgaggtaatgaatcaagtgaaaagtttcctcattttttgtattgaaatgaatggacaggaaagcttttgcagccgccgtcaacaccccctgttggaattttttgtTTAATGCAGTTTagctggtttgcctcactgctcagacccgaaGGTTGACGCCTGGGCTGAGGTGCTGAGGTCCCTTAATCATGACGTTACACCATCATCATCGCCTACACTCTGAATAGCGGCATTGCATTATGGGGCGGTTGACTATGTACAGTCTCATACTGCATACTCAGAAATTCTTGCAAATAACTTCTTGCAAGAAACCAAAGAAGAAAAGACAATggacaaaggaaaaagaaagactGCCGATCTGTTGTCAGCGTCGCATCACTGACGTCACGGTCAAAATTTTCGTGAATAATCATCTAAGTGTTGCAGAACTATTTACGTCACATTCTAACTCCGTTGGTTATCCAccacaaaagtacctgtatgggaacagaggccgaggggaactaacgaGTGGGTGGAGctaaaacactcagccgcttcccaaaaagtattttaaaagtactcagtggaaacacgcctatacATACTCAAAAACAGACTTTCAACCAGACAGATTTTCCTGAGGCCCaacctcaggagttggtggagagcAAAAAACAGGCTAAAAGTAGAATTAAAAAGTAAACCTGTACTCGTCAGGTGGCCAGAAACACGACTCTGAATGAACGTCGGCCTGCATGTGTTGTAGGTAACTGTTCACATTTTTATAAGCTGATATGTCAGTGTTGAGTTACAGCTAGTTCTGCTGTCCTCAAGTGGCCAAAACAACAAGTATTTCTAACATCCAGGCCTGCAACAACTACAACCACGGGAGATTttttggaaaacaaacacattgcaGTTCTTTTTTTGAGGCACAGCTCCCGACTGAACTAGTCCGTGTAAGAAAAATGCACCTGTTTCATCAGCCAGCTATTCAGTCAGTCATCTATCAGACCTTAAATCACCTCACTTACATAGCACGAGTAGCAACCAGCCGGCTGACCAAGCCAGCGAGCCAGCAGCCTGCTGGTCACATAAAGCAAAGAGGACAGGGAATGGCGAGCCTGTCACCATATTTCTCTGCTTCGCTCCCCACTGTATCACAGCCAGGCTGGCCCCTCTCTGATTGGATTATCTGCcagccaaacaaaaacaagcaggaTGCCTTCTGTGAGCTGTGAGCTGTGAAGACAAGATTAGGTGGGAAATATTCAGGCCTCTTTCATCACCTCCTAATAGTGTTGTTTCATTCTCCCCGGCACCGCATCAGAAGAGAAACGTGGCcttgcaaaaacacaaaacaagaagGAAAGAGGAAAATAGAGTGGGGGAAGTTTGAAAGACTAGAGAAACAATAAGGCACGACACCGTCAGAATGTGAAAAGAGAAGACAGAGCTGGAGGAAAAGAGATGCGAGTGTAGTGAAGGCAACTCTCTAAGGATTTTACTGTTACGACATTAaagaaagattaaataaaacaattcttTCTTCCATTACAAACTGTGTGCATCAGCAGAAGTAGCTTAAGGTGGTCTGAAATAGGTGGCACTGATGATGAATGAAGATTGAATCAAGTTTCCTTCATAAAAGCGTGAAGATGTGACGCCCATGGCAGGGAAAATTAATTTTTTCCACGATAAGCAGAACTGTTCAGAATccaaggagagaaagaggaagaaaatatcCGTCACAAGTTCAACCAGCATCTCAGAGGGAGCATCCATATGAGAATACAACCTTTCTCTGTGCAGAGATAATCAATAATCAGTGTTTGAGCCAACTCATAGATCCACAAAAGACCTCAAAGACATTTGAAGGTTCTCAACAAGAAACTCAGCTGACGCAATGACTGAGCTGGTTTAAATCCATCGGTTTTCTGTATCATAATCAATTTAaagtctctttttctgtcttacaATCTGTTGCTGTCACAGTTTTAGATTCTGTGGGTGGCTGGGAGTTTGTGAGTAGGCATGACTTTATTTTTAGAGGCCGTCATCAAACATTGTAGAGAACCAGTGGAGCTGCAGAAGCGATACATTATCTCTGCAGTGTGGGCAAAAAGATGAATAAGACAGATATAATTCTCATTCCTCAGATGTAGCACTTTGACAGGATCACAATTTAAAGAGGACTGGCTTGAGGTGGGATGGGGAATTGAATTTTTAGACATCCTACGGTGTGTGACATGAAACCTTTTCATCCATCTGTCAAGACTGTGTTTCAACACTTAATTGGCAAGTTTCCACAGCAAGAATACACATGTGGGTGCCTTCTTTTTTATCATCCTCCAACAATGTCTGCCTTTGAGCAaggatgctttaaaaaaaactaaaacattgagacatttaaatgtgtttttccgtTGGGGACATAAGCGCATTAAAGTCCCAGCATGCGATAATAGTTTGGTTTCACTAAAACACTGTCTCCCTCTAATCTTCTCTAATACAATGCCTAACAGAAAGCAACAGCAATCCACAAGTTATTGTGAAGATAACAACATTTGTAAAACAATTCTGACTTTTGCACCTCaggaacaaaaatgtttttactcaacAGAAGCAAAATCATCTGTACTCAGTGTGAAGAAGAGTCTTTGCTATGACTTCAAAGCAGCTCTGCATAAATGAGAGGaatagtgagtgtgtgtgtgtgtttgcaggcttTTTACTATCCCCCTGATGCAGGGCTGCCCATGGGTGGACCAGGTTCTTCAAGGTTCCTTCGTCTGGAGGTCCATTACCACAACCCTCTCCTTATATCTGGTACAGtagacacataaatacacacgaGCACATGCCAAAACACACTccctttgactttttctttcacacacacagcatgataCCCCAATGTGTGCTGGGCTTATATCCAACAGAgcgattaatttaaaaatgtccagatatACCTTTTGATCTTGCCTGTATGAGACGCCACAGACTTTGCCCTCCTTATCCTGATCTGAGCTTACAATACAATCACATCCTACAAAACCAAATTCTAATTCCCTACACTGCCACTGTGTGCATCATCATATCTCTTTCTTCAAGCTTCTCTGTAGTTTACAGAGCTAAAGCTTTGCATCAACCTGACAATAATAATCAATTCAGAATAACAGCAACACTGGTGTGATTtccatttgactttttttgtatgtatttagcATTTTATGCATATATTAGATGGTTAACAATGCAAAAATAACACTGGTTTGTATTGCagttgtggaaagtaactaagtacatttactcaagtactgtacttaagtacaattttgatgtagttgtactttacttgagtattttcattttatgtattttttttaacttctactccactacatttttaggcaactattgtactttttactccactacattaagctgccagctttagttactttacaggctgagatttaacataaaatatatgatcaatttaaagtgagtaggctttttttaaaattcaatcttATAACAGAATATCAAATGATTAAATatgccctgtctttacaaaattaggaCACTGCTTACATATAAGCATtcatacaaataatgtaatcatatatttagaatatatgaaacagtctgagtgggttcattctgcataacaagtacttttacttttaatactttaagtacattttgatgctgatacttttgtacttttacttcagtaagttttgaatgctggactttacttgtaatggagtaatttcacagtgtggtgtcagtacttttacttaagtaagggatctgaagacttcctccaccactgttTGTATTTATACTAGTAAACTGACTGATTGACCTTCCATGATATTCTTCACACAGGCCGTCGTGACTCATCAGGGATACGGTTGCATTACACGCCGACTCTGAGGCGGTACGATGCAGGGATCATGGAGCTCGGCCTTGTTTATACTCCTATAATGGCTATTCCACCCAAACAAAACACCTTCTACCTCAATGGATATTGCACCTCCAAGTGTACACAGACTgtatgtaaacaaaaataaataaatgtgtggaTATTTCAGCTATCCATGGTCCCTAAAGCCCAGAAATCGCTGTTGAAGTTTGACCTAAAAAGATCTTTCTATGTCTGTCTATTTAGGCTTTGCCTTTTGGAGGAATCTATATATTTGCTTCCCAGCTGCACACCCACCTGGCGGGGCGCGGGGTCAGGACGGTTTTGGTGAGGGGAGGTAAAGAGCTGGAGGTGGTACAGGAGGACCAGCACTTCAGTACACACTATCAGGTGAGCAACAGCAGGGATCTGTTTACCCAGAGGCACTGGTGGAGAGAGTATTCACATCCTTTCAGGAAAAGTactacattgtaaaaaatattcacaatgCTCATGTCACAAGTAAAAGTTGAATTGTTTTCACAGGAAAAATTACAATTATCAATATATGGTAATTATTGTTGGGGATTTCCACGTTTTGTCTgcaaaaatcttaatttgtaaagtattagtaactaaagctataaatattttcttctgaaatgtagtggagtagaagtaaaagtaGCGTGAAAAGAAAATACTAAGTATAGTACAAGTACTTTAAATTTgaactcaagtacagtacttgggtaAATCTACTTAGAGGAGCTCCACCTTTGCCTTTAATGTGTTAATTTAGATGAAAAGTAACTGAGCTGTGTGCCGCTGGTACAAAGATTATGCGAGAAATTACAAGCAAGTGCTTAATGCCACATTGTTTGTTTCAGGCTAGgagttttgtgttatttttgtttaagtgaaaataacagtcatgtaatatttaaagaattGGGAGTGGCATGTGTAGTTTTGTAGATATATTTCtcttaccattaaaaaaatccaGAGAACAtgaatctttaaaaacaaaatgtatatttttattctttaaaaaggTTAACTGATTCCATAAAACAGAACAGCactgtagtttttttaaataaaaaaacccaaatttgTATAATGTATGATGTACAATGTATAGTGAGTGGGTTGTTATTGCAAAATAAACCCTGACAGAAGGTTGATTGACCCACTCGCTGTACATCATCCTACCAATTATACAACTACTtactaaataaatcaataatttgaaatattgattttaaaatgacattgtTGCTTCtgctaaaaaaacagcaactacACTGTTAGATTCAGAGTTGCGTCCATAGCAGCGGTCAGAAATAACAGACCTTAGAATGTCATGACTGACCAGTCAGAATCGAGTATTATATAAGTTGTgtaataaattgtttttgtccTACAATGATGGTCTATGGCACAAAGGAATAAATATCTTAGGTTTTGGTTATACAGACAATACCTCATTCTGCGCTTATAATGAAAAtttgaaatgataaaaataaaaagctttgcAATTCCTTGATTTTCTGGTATTCTACAGAAAGTTACAACTCTTCTGTCATGACATCATAAAGTAAATCCCACCAAAATCTCCAATGACAAAGCAGCAGAGTAAAATAACTTCCTGACCGTGGACTCAACATCAAAactgacaaacaacaacattaacattGTTGAGAGACAGCAGACGAcatctgttgtgttttattttacacaaaTATCCCGgggcagctacacacacacacacgcgcaggGCAGAGAAGGACATCTGCTAGACAGCCTGATAAAATCTCCAGCTGCTGTTGATGTCAGAGTAATCCGAGTGTACCTGTGTGGCGGTGTTGTTTCAAACCCTGCAGCCTCATTAAGACTTTATCAAACCATTCTCAGCAAAGCTAATAGACCTTTTCACACATAACACAGCTGATAACTATGAAAGCTGCCCCCAAGGAAATCATCAAAAGCAACCAGTGTTTTATCTTGCTGTTTGAAATAAATCTGCTGTGCACAATTATGCCT from Centropristis striata isolate RG_2023a ecotype Rhode Island chromosome 19, C.striata_1.0, whole genome shotgun sequence includes the following:
- the dbh gene encoding dopamine beta-hydroxylase codes for the protein MRIWNKNLRLQDVTIMYFCALAALMVILVASYQAPDNAIEVSNIKPNPSNPLPPLPMPFRVPLDPRGELQLAWNISYANQEVYMQLRVAKLQHGVVLGMSDRGELTNADLVVLWDSGAGNYFGDAWSDSEGHVSLDSQQDYELIEAKQKLDGFYLLFKRPFSTCDPRDYLIEEGTIHIIYGFLDKPLASLEQLNLSKIQTGLQRVLMLRPDTPSPTLPPDVQTLEVLAPNVIIPNQETTYWCFIQKLPENMPKNHIVMYESVITPGNEAIVHHMEVFECSPDIRDVPEYSGSCDDKMKPGTLNFCRHVLAAWAMGAEAFYYPPDAGLPMGGPGSSRFLRLEVHYHNPLLISGRRDSSGIRLHYTPTLRRYDAGIMELGLVYTPIMAIPPKQNTFYLNGYCTSKCTQTALPFGGIYIFASQLHTHLAGRGVRTVLVRGGKELEVVQEDQHFSTHYQTIRVLRKMVNILPGDALITKCTFNTEDRSKPTVGGFGIMEEMCVNYVHYYPRTELELCKSHVDPGYLQKYFNIINRFHGNDQCVCGEVGVTEQYSQLQWDAFTGEVLDSLYTTAPISMHCNKSTARRFGGEWEKQPVPVVTSVLEKPRYPCEGGAPPTGRPLTPPV